In methanogenic archaeon ISO4-H5, the following are encoded in one genomic region:
- a CDS encoding transposase produces the protein MQKTLSHHEKQRLKKIALTERKRALVLEMFCFENGRSDKERSSLRDIGKQFGYSHTHIRTLRDRFLKAKHYHRFGVPYTKYTKIEGYTKMLAPKRPGPAKGQYTPKRDEIRDAVIETKQAHMKLGAAKIGKISGVNASHPTVHAVLREAGFENVTMRLGKVYKSFEMPHANDMWQIDYVELGTDRTTGRKVEFLSVIDDKSRRMLSHTVDVYATTDNVLRILEECIEEYGTPRMILSDHGTQWAASNGGDTRFDEWCESKGIRHVMGGVRKPTTQGKVERWHGSIRREANLPGEATLEEYDALMSQYIEFYNETRPHWALDLKTPSSVFCEDR, from the coding sequence ATGCAAAAAACCCTAAGTCATCATGAGAAACAAAGGTTAAAAAAGATAGCCTTGACCGAGCGGAAAAGAGCCCTCGTTTTGGAGATGTTCTGCTTTGAAAACGGGCGTTCCGATAAGGAACGCTCCTCGCTGAGGGATATCGGAAAGCAATTCGGATATTCCCACACGCACATCCGTACCCTTCGCGACCGTTTCCTGAAGGCAAAGCATTACCACAGATTCGGAGTGCCCTACACCAAATACACCAAGATCGAGGGCTACACGAAAATGCTGGCCCCGAAACGCCCGGGGCCGGCAAAAGGGCAGTACACTCCGAAACGCGATGAAATCAGGGACGCTGTGATCGAAACGAAGCAAGCCCACATGAAACTGGGTGCGGCTAAGATCGGCAAGATCTCCGGAGTGAACGCTTCCCATCCCACAGTACATGCGGTGCTCCGGGAAGCCGGATTCGAGAATGTCACGATGCGTCTCGGGAAGGTCTACAAATCCTTCGAGATGCCACATGCCAACGACATGTGGCAGATCGACTACGTGGAGCTGGGAACAGACAGAACTACAGGCAGGAAAGTAGAGTTCCTGTCGGTCATAGACGACAAGTCACGCAGGATGCTGTCGCATACCGTCGACGTGTATGCGACGACGGATAACGTCCTCAGGATACTGGAAGAATGCATAGAGGAATACGGTACACCCCGGATGATATTATCAGATCACGGTACCCAGTGGGCAGCCAGTAACGGAGGGGACACGAGATTCGACGAGTGGTGCGAATCCAAAGGTATCCGCCATGTTATGGGTGGCGTACGCAAACCGACGACCCAAGGCAAGGTGGAACGCTGGCACGGGTCGATTCGCCGCGAGGCGAATCTTCCCGGAGAAGCAACTCTGGAGGAATATGACGCACTCATGAGCCAGTATATCGAATTCTACAACGAAACGCGCCCGCATTGGGCATTGGATCTGAAGACTCCTTCTTCCGTATTCTGTGAAGACAGATAG
- a CDS encoding thiazole biosynthesis protein ThiG gives MNDDLVIGGHRFQSRFILGSGKFSLDMTRAVIENGGVQMATLAVRRANSTGEGNILDHMPKGITLLPNTSGARDAEEALRIARLARELGCGDFIKIEIIRDSKYLLPDNRETIKAVELLAKEDFIPMPYMMPDLTAARSMAEAGAAAIMPLGAPIGSNKGVLTKDFIKMMVEEIDLPIIVDAGIGRPSQACEAMEIGCAAVMANTAIATAGDVALMAKAFRTAIEAGRMAYLAGPGRVLDRAEASSPLTGFLE, from the coding sequence ATGAATGATGATCTCGTGATCGGAGGACATCGTTTCCAATCAAGGTTCATACTCGGTTCGGGGAAGTTCTCCCTCGACATGACACGCGCCGTCATCGAGAACGGCGGAGTACAGATGGCCACTCTGGCCGTCAGAAGGGCCAATTCCACTGGCGAGGGCAACATCCTCGACCACATGCCCAAGGGCATCACGCTGCTGCCCAACACCTCCGGGGCAAGGGATGCTGAGGAAGCACTCAGGATTGCCAGGCTGGCGAGGGAACTGGGCTGCGGGGATTTCATCAAGATCGAAATCATCCGCGACTCCAAATACCTCCTTCCCGACAACCGCGAGACCATCAAAGCGGTGGAACTTCTCGCCAAAGAGGATTTCATCCCCATGCCGTACATGATGCCTGACCTCACCGCAGCCCGTTCCATGGCTGAGGCGGGTGCCGCGGCTATCATGCCCCTGGGCGCACCCATCGGCAGCAACAAGGGCGTTCTGACCAAGGATTTCATCAAGATGATGGTGGAGGAGATCGACCTCCCTATCATCGTGGATGCGGGAATCGGCAGGCCCTCCCAGGCCTGCGAGGCCATGGAGATCGGCTGTGCCGCCGTCATGGCCAACACCGCCATCGCCACCGCAGGGGATGTGGCACTCATGGCCAAGGCCTTCAGAACCGCCATCGAGGCGGGCCGCATGGCATATCTGGCAGGCCCCGGAAGGGTGCTCGACAGGGCAGAGGCATCGAGTCCTCTGACCGGATTCCTGGAGTGA
- a CDS encoding thiamine monophosphate synthase ThiE1, with product MIVVTDRSLCKRPFLAQLESILSGHPEMVILREKSLSRNELVPLAYDCLMLCEQYEVPLSVNGDLDAARELDICRVHLPLPVLRTADLSGFTIVGASVHSPEEAVEAESLGADYLIAGHVFETACKPFEPRGLEFLRKVCEAVDIPVYGIGGISPANVDSVAGTGAAGVCSMSGAMVSEDPQKLIRDLTSPFCRYRFLQYR from the coding sequence ATGATAGTGGTCACCGACCGCAGCCTCTGCAAAAGGCCGTTCCTGGCACAGCTGGAATCCATACTCTCCGGACATCCCGAGATGGTCATCCTGAGGGAGAAATCCCTGTCCCGGAACGAACTCGTTCCGTTGGCCTACGACTGCCTCATGCTCTGCGAACAGTACGAGGTCCCGCTCTCCGTCAACGGGGATCTCGATGCCGCAAGGGAATTGGACATCTGCAGAGTGCACCTGCCGCTGCCGGTCCTGAGGACTGCTGACCTGTCGGGGTTCACCATAGTCGGTGCATCCGTGCACAGTCCCGAGGAGGCTGTCGAGGCAGAATCCCTCGGAGCCGATTATCTCATTGCGGGCCATGTATTCGAGACCGCCTGCAAACCATTCGAACCGAGGGGGTTGGAATTCCTCAGGAAGGTCTGCGAAGCGGTCGATATCCCTGTCTACGGTATCGGGGGCATCTCCCCCGCGAACGTGGATTCCGTGGCCGGTACCGGGGCAGCGGGAGTGTGTTCCATGTCGGGGGCAATGGTCTCCGAGGACCCGCAGAAACTGATTCGCGACCTTACCTCGCCGTTCTGCCGATACCGATTTTTACAATATCGCTGA
- a CDS encoding thiazole biosynthesis protein ThiH yields the protein MAIDKSVDAEPYHEGMEDIGTDTLDCVLEKASKLDPYSFSDRDVRRALSSETVDDAGFAALLSPAAEKYMEKMAERARDERLRHFGNSVCLFTPLYISNYCTNGCVYCGFNSKNHINRAKLDLGQVEAELKAIADTGLEEILMLTGESRTHSDIDYICESVSLASKYFTNVGIEVYPMNSDEYRRVQEAGADYVTVFQETYNPERYAELHPYGNKRIFSYRFDAQERALMGGMRGVAFGALLGLDDFRKDALRCGLHASELQRRYPHAEISLSLPRLRPFKHHEDEQIPVGERELLQVSLAYRIFMPYAGQTISTRERPRFRDGIIGLSATKMSAGVSVGIGEHSGKSKGDGQFVISDPRNLEEIVGSIRNAGLQPVMNDYVRT from the coding sequence GTGGCCATAGACAAGAGCGTGGATGCGGAACCGTACCACGAGGGTATGGAAGACATCGGCACCGACACCCTCGACTGCGTCCTCGAGAAAGCCTCCAAACTCGACCCCTACTCGTTCTCCGACAGGGATGTGAGGAGAGCATTGTCCTCGGAGACCGTGGACGACGCCGGATTCGCTGCTTTGCTGTCTCCAGCCGCCGAGAAATACATGGAGAAGATGGCTGAGAGGGCCCGCGACGAGAGATTGAGACATTTTGGCAACAGTGTCTGCCTGTTCACCCCGCTCTACATCTCCAACTACTGCACCAACGGATGCGTCTACTGCGGATTCAACAGCAAGAACCACATCAACAGGGCGAAGCTCGACCTTGGACAGGTGGAGGCGGAGCTCAAGGCCATCGCCGATACAGGTCTCGAGGAGATCCTCATGCTCACCGGCGAATCACGCACCCACTCGGATATCGATTACATCTGCGAGAGTGTCTCGCTAGCATCCAAATACTTCACCAATGTCGGTATCGAGGTCTACCCCATGAACTCCGATGAGTACCGCAGGGTTCAGGAAGCGGGTGCCGATTATGTGACCGTGTTCCAGGAGACCTACAATCCCGAAAGATACGCGGAACTCCACCCCTACGGCAACAAGAGGATCTTCTCCTACCGTTTCGACGCACAGGAAAGAGCACTCATGGGAGGCATGAGGGGAGTGGCCTTCGGAGCACTTCTGGGTCTTGACGATTTCAGGAAGGATGCGCTCAGGTGCGGACTCCATGCGTCCGAACTCCAGAGGAGGTATCCCCATGCCGAGATCTCGCTTTCCCTACCCCGCCTGAGGCCGTTCAAACACCATGAGGACGAACAGATCCCCGTCGGAGAGAGGGAACTCCTGCAGGTCTCTCTGGCATACAGGATTTTCATGCCTTACGCAGGACAGACCATCTCCACCAGGGAACGTCCCAGATTCAGGGATGGTATCATAGGTCTCAGCGCCACCAAGATGTCCGCCGGTGTCAGCGTCGGTATCGGCGAACACAGCGGCAAATCCAAGGGTGACGGACAGTTCGTAATCTCCGACCCCAGGAACCTGGAGGAGATCGTCGGCTCCATCAGGAACGCCGGCCTCCAGCCCGTGATGAACGATTACGTGAGGACCTGA
- a CDS encoding chaperone protein DnaJ: protein MAESKRDYYEVLGVSKTASADEIKKAYRTLVKKYHPDVSTEPKDVAEAKFKEISEAYEVLSDSEKRSLYDQYGHAGVDGSFGAGGFNMSDFTHGDDLNDILSEIFGGFGGFGGFGRSSRPNAPRQGDSLRYDLEIDMLDVLNGKEVPITVKHTVACPDCRGTGGKGGKTQQCPACNGQGQRQEMRRTMFGNTISVSECSRCNGTGKIPVEMCPRCNGRGRVNKDSKVSLSIPKGIEDGMRIRVGGAGDAGYNGGPSGDLYVVIHVKEHKNYERDGADLWMKCDVSYPKLVLGGSITITTLEGKSVEITISPGTPVGSVLKVPGQGLPEMRRTTRGNLYVRLGVTIPKRVTAEEKELLMKLDANAGKKTTSKKKGLFK, encoded by the coding sequence ATGGCAGAATCGAAAAGGGACTACTACGAGGTACTCGGGGTCTCCAAGACTGCGTCCGCCGACGAGATCAAGAAGGCGTACCGTACACTCGTCAAGAAATACCATCCTGATGTGTCGACGGAGCCCAAGGACGTCGCAGAGGCCAAGTTCAAGGAGATCTCGGAGGCCTACGAGGTCCTTTCCGACTCCGAGAAACGCAGCCTGTACGACCAGTACGGTCATGCCGGTGTCGACGGTTCCTTCGGAGCCGGCGGTTTCAACATGAGTGACTTCACCCACGGCGACGATCTCAACGACATCCTCAGCGAGATCTTCGGAGGCTTTGGGGGATTCGGCGGCTTTGGCCGCTCCTCCCGCCCCAACGCCCCCCGTCAGGGGGACTCCCTCCGTTACGATCTCGAGATCGACATGCTCGACGTGCTGAACGGGAAGGAAGTACCGATCACCGTCAAGCACACCGTGGCCTGTCCTGACTGCCGGGGAACCGGAGGCAAGGGCGGCAAGACCCAGCAGTGTCCGGCCTGTAACGGTCAGGGACAGCGTCAGGAGATGCGCCGTACCATGTTCGGCAACACCATCTCCGTCAGCGAGTGTTCCCGCTGCAACGGTACCGGAAAGATCCCTGTGGAGATGTGTCCCCGCTGCAACGGCAGGGGCCGTGTCAACAAGGATTCCAAGGTATCCCTCAGCATCCCCAAGGGAATCGAGGACGGTATGCGTATCCGCGTGGGCGGTGCAGGAGATGCCGGCTATAACGGAGGTCCATCGGGAGATCTCTATGTGGTCATCCATGTCAAGGAGCACAAGAACTACGAGCGCGACGGAGCCGACCTGTGGATGAAGTGCGACGTCTCCTACCCCAAGCTGGTCCTGGGAGGCAGCATCACCATCACCACCCTGGAAGGCAAGAGCGTGGAGATCACCATCTCCCCCGGAACCCCTGTCGGCAGCGTCCTGAAGGTGCCTGGTCAGGGTCTTCCCGAGATGCGCCGCACCACCCGCGGAAACCTCTATGTGCGTCTGGGCGTGACGATACCTAAGAGGGTAACGGCAGAGGAGAAGGAACTCCTCATGAAACTGGATGCCAACGCAGGCAAGAAAACCACTTCCAAGAAGAAGGGCCTGTTCAAGTGA
- a CDS encoding bifunctional inositol-1 monophosphatase/fructose-1,6-bisphosphatase/ATP-NAD kinase, with amino-acid sequence MQDPYSKELEVASAAVREAADRYVSDGDRDADEKQNSVGSFDIVTHSDVEAQDSIVNALRNAFPGDRFYCEESEGNTLTNERTWVIDPIDGTLSYERGMPIYGTQLALFIRKEPVLSVIYVPVLKEMYTATVVSGARLNGNPIGNNVSRELRKCVVSTGDFSRKKQEWRDKHYELIGAMRDELARIRMLGAACCDFAFFAAGRIDIHIRFVNKIWDFMPGLFLARVSGAYVDEELLKEKSFLLLTQSKEEAEEFRQKVLSKMEL; translated from the coding sequence ATGCAGGACCCTTACAGTAAGGAACTGGAAGTCGCTTCGGCGGCGGTGCGCGAAGCAGCCGACAGGTATGTCTCTGACGGAGACCGCGATGCCGACGAGAAGCAGAATTCGGTAGGGTCCTTCGACATCGTTACCCATTCCGACGTGGAGGCGCAGGATTCTATCGTTAATGCACTGCGCAATGCATTCCCGGGTGACCGTTTCTACTGCGAGGAGAGCGAGGGCAATACCCTTACCAATGAGCGTACCTGGGTCATCGATCCCATCGACGGGACCCTCAGCTATGAGCGCGGCATGCCCATCTACGGAACGCAGCTGGCACTGTTCATCCGCAAGGAACCCGTGCTCTCGGTGATCTATGTTCCTGTGCTGAAGGAGATGTATACCGCGACCGTTGTTTCGGGAGCACGTCTCAACGGCAATCCCATAGGAAACAACGTCTCCCGCGAGCTCAGGAAATGCGTGGTGTCCACCGGCGACTTCTCCAGGAAGAAGCAAGAGTGGAGAGACAAGCATTACGAACTTATCGGAGCGATGAGGGACGAATTGGCAAGGATTCGCATGCTTGGTGCGGCTTGCTGTGATTTCGCCTTCTTCGCTGCTGGCAGGATCGACATACACATAAGGTTCGTCAACAAGATCTGGGACTTCATGCCCGGGCTGTTCCTGGCGAGGGTCTCCGGTGCATATGTGGACGAGGAACTCCTGAAGGAAAAGAGTTTCCTTCTTCTAACCCAATCGAAAGAAGAGGCCGAGGAGTTTAGGCAGAAAGTCCTTTCCAAGATGGAACTTTAA
- a CDS encoding pyridoxamine 5'-phosphate oxidase-related protein: MQPNMEKFHLSDDEIYALLDRVKEGVLGTVGKDGYPYCIPVNFVRIGNKIYFHGRKSGEKNENMEACDKVCLTAMETGGFEITGPNGCNTTTVYESVIVRGTVRTIEDLDKKIAVLRAIIAKTVPERAGFPMKEERAAAAAVFEISIETATGKYHKPMPDHKVMH, encoded by the coding sequence ATGCAGCCCAACATGGAGAAGTTCCATCTTTCGGATGACGAAATCTACGCTCTTCTCGACCGTGTGAAGGAAGGCGTTCTCGGTACCGTAGGGAAGGACGGATATCCGTATTGCATCCCAGTCAACTTCGTCCGCATCGGGAACAAAATCTACTTCCACGGAAGGAAATCCGGAGAGAAAAACGAGAACATGGAGGCCTGCGACAAGGTCTGCCTCACCGCCATGGAGACCGGGGGATTCGAGATTACCGGTCCTAACGGATGCAACACCACCACGGTCTACGAGTCGGTTATCGTGCGCGGAACCGTCAGAACCATCGAGGATCTCGACAAGAAAATCGCTGTTCTCAGAGCAATCATCGCGAAAACTGTTCCCGAACGTGCCGGATTCCCGATGAAAGAGGAACGTGCCGCCGCAGCTGCGGTATTCGAGATAAGCATCGAAACGGCGACCGGAAAGTATCACAAACCTATGCCTGACCACAAGGTAATGCACTGA
- a CDS encoding Fic family protein, with protein MHTFDYRFLKTFKVDPDILNRAVKIQALMGRTVIARKTADSVLKGLERRAIIMSVADSNAIEGIRTSETRLVGLISGRTAPLGHDEKEIAGYRDALRFIHTDHEKIVLNKESVLDIYSILMRYSELNEPGFKTRDNVIVDRDLEGTILKIHPTVPKEKTEWAVEQAIWAFWEARNDPDINKLLLIPCFIMDFLRIHPFLDGNGRMSRLLTVLLLYQEGYDICRYVSLESKINAGKNDYYRALEQSEIEWDDNKNDYTPFISYFLGQLFLCYRELDRSLGIELSGNKKSNALEVYLRLSNLPVSKKELMSMFPDVSESTVELVLKRMSDAGELKKIGAARSTRYVRRR; from the coding sequence GTGCACACATTTGATTACCGTTTCCTGAAGACTTTCAAGGTAGATCCGGATATTCTGAACCGGGCGGTGAAAATACAAGCTCTCATGGGGCGCACTGTCATAGCCAGGAAAACGGCTGACTCTGTATTGAAGGGTTTGGAGAGAAGGGCAATCATCATGTCCGTTGCTGATTCAAACGCCATCGAGGGCATCCGGACCAGTGAGACGAGACTGGTCGGTCTGATATCCGGTAGGACCGCTCCCTTGGGACACGACGAGAAGGAGATTGCGGGATACCGCGATGCGTTGCGTTTCATCCATACCGACCATGAGAAGATTGTGTTGAACAAGGAGTCTGTACTGGATATTTACAGCATCCTGATGAGGTACAGTGAGCTCAATGAACCGGGATTCAAGACGAGGGATAATGTCATCGTCGACAGGGATTTAGAGGGAACCATTCTGAAGATACACCCTACTGTGCCGAAGGAGAAAACCGAGTGGGCAGTAGAGCAGGCGATATGGGCCTTCTGGGAAGCAAGGAACGATCCGGATATCAACAAGCTTCTTCTGATACCATGTTTCATCATGGATTTTCTGAGGATTCATCCGTTCCTTGACGGTAACGGGAGGATGTCAAGACTCCTGACAGTTTTGCTCCTCTATCAGGAGGGATATGACATCTGCAGATACGTATCCCTGGAATCGAAGATCAATGCGGGCAAGAACGATTACTATCGGGCGTTGGAACAGTCGGAGATAGAATGGGATGATAACAAAAACGATTACACTCCATTCATCTCCTACTTCCTGGGACAGCTATTTTTATGCTACAGGGAACTCGACAGGTCCCTGGGAATCGAATTGTCCGGGAACAAGAAGTCGAACGCTCTCGAGGTCTATCTCAGACTCAGCAATCTGCCCGTTTCCAAGAAGGAGCTGATGTCCATGTTCCCTGACGTTTCCGAGAGTACTGTGGAATTGGTGCTGAAACGGATGTCAGATGCCGGTGAGCTGAAGAAAATCGGGGCCGCCAGAAGCACGAGATATGTCAGGAGAAGATGA
- a CDS encoding methyltransferase: protein MAEEEQYQKPVGEEGKAVIAKMYEHHRELTIWGLANIPAKTTMTVLDVGCGGGMAVKMLALKYPNAKVTGIDISEDCIQATLDYNKVFHQWGKVDAKVASVENVPFEDSSLDIITAVETYFFWPDLKANIAHLASKLSPKGCLCIISEQYFTDENREKMNAACEKYHMKLVDNDVMLSYMEAAGLKTQMILNPDRGWVTYLGFKE from the coding sequence ATGGCAGAGGAAGAACAGTACCAGAAACCCGTAGGCGAAGAGGGTAAAGCAGTCATCGCCAAGATGTACGAGCACCACCGCGAGCTCACTATCTGGGGCCTTGCCAACATACCCGCCAAGACCACCATGACTGTTCTGGACGTGGGATGCGGCGGAGGTATGGCAGTCAAGATGCTTGCACTAAAATATCCCAACGCCAAGGTCACTGGGATTGACATCTCGGAAGACTGCATACAGGCCACCCTCGATTACAACAAGGTCTTCCACCAATGGGGAAAGGTCGATGCCAAAGTGGCATCCGTCGAGAATGTCCCCTTCGAAGATTCTTCTCTCGATATCATCACCGCCGTCGAGACATACTTCTTCTGGCCCGATCTCAAGGCGAACATCGCACACCTCGCATCCAAGCTCTCTCCCAAGGGGTGCCTGTGCATCATTTCCGAGCAGTACTTCACCGACGAGAACCGCGAGAAGATGAACGCGGCCTGTGAGAAGTACCACATGAAGCTCGTGGACAACGACGTCATGCTCTCCTATATGGAAGCGGCAGGACTGAAGACCCAGATGATCCTCAACCCGGACAGGGGCTGGGTCACATACCTCGGATTCAAGGAGTGA
- a CDS encoding transposase, which produces MGSVWDLKPFGKSQEPLINLRYTVAVARIEFNKTYGQIRQQFGVSDGFTAKWSKVYAAHKTLVRTSGSWPKDQIRMRFASISNRPKNVSSPVQDRIRRDVLERRWKYGFEGADRIKGITKVAASTGTINKVLRKAGLMGIPKKRHRNLSYGRYERAIPNDLWHTDFKTWEFDFGTVHTTWIIDDASRYILNARITLETSADIVIDMLGQAIDLYGQPNQLMTDHGTEYYAVNGGKGKSKLDRYCKERGIKHIYARIRHPQTNGKMERTHRSAKEETPYFGTIRTFEDAKQTFMKWIEYHNTDCAHRALGYEIPINVYFAGSMVTDLIRELAE; this is translated from the coding sequence ATGGGGTCCGTATGGGACCTAAAACCGTTCGGCAAGTCTCAGGAACCCCTGATAAACCTGCGGTATACCGTCGCCGTGGCAAGGATCGAATTCAACAAGACCTACGGGCAGATCCGGCAGCAGTTCGGAGTCTCCGACGGATTCACTGCGAAGTGGTCTAAGGTGTATGCGGCGCACAAGACCCTGGTCAGAACTTCGGGAAGCTGGCCGAAGGACCAGATACGCATGCGTTTCGCATCCATATCCAACCGTCCCAAGAACGTATCCTCTCCTGTCCAGGACAGGATACGTCGGGACGTTCTGGAAAGACGCTGGAAATACGGTTTCGAAGGTGCGGACAGGATCAAGGGGATAACCAAGGTCGCAGCTTCTACCGGCACCATCAACAAAGTCCTGCGCAAAGCAGGACTGATGGGCATCCCGAAGAAGAGGCACCGCAATCTCTCATACGGCAGATACGAGAGAGCGATACCCAACGATCTATGGCATACCGATTTCAAGACCTGGGAATTCGACTTCGGTACCGTTCACACGACCTGGATAATCGACGATGCATCGAGATACATCCTCAATGCGCGCATAACATTGGAGACTTCAGCAGATATCGTCATAGATATGCTGGGGCAGGCCATAGATCTCTATGGCCAGCCGAACCAGCTGATGACGGACCACGGTACAGAGTATTATGCGGTCAACGGAGGAAAAGGGAAATCGAAACTCGACAGATATTGCAAAGAACGCGGAATAAAGCATATTTACGCCCGCATAAGGCATCCCCAGACCAACGGGAAGATGGAGAGGACCCACCGTTCCGCTAAGGAAGAGACACCCTATTTCGGAACGATACGCACTTTCGAAGATGCCAAACAGACGTTCATGAAGTGGATAGAATACCATAACACCGACTGCGCACACAGAGCACTCGGTTACGAGATACCGATCAATGTGTACTTTGCGGGTTCGATGGTAACGGATCTCATCAGGGAACTGGCGGAATGA
- a CDS encoding thiamine biosynthesis protein ThiS — MSSQHLGEVCEKMIDVTVNGIKKQFQEGTTVAAMLKSEGFSGGRVAVEINLDIVPQRMFEERKLTSGDRIEIVSFVGGG; from the coding sequence ATGTCCTCTCAGCACCTCGGCGAAGTGTGTGAAAAAATGATAGATGTCACAGTCAACGGAATAAAAAAGCAGTTCCAGGAAGGGACTACGGTAGCAGCCATGCTCAAATCCGAAGGATTCAGCGGAGGCCGTGTGGCGGTCGAGATCAACCTAGACATCGTTCCGCAGAGGATGTTCGAAGAGAGGAAATTGACCTCCGGAGACAGAATCGAGATTGTCAGTTTCGTAGGCGGGGGATGA
- a CDS encoding thiamine biosynthesis protein ThiF1, giving the protein MTLHITVDGKKTELSEGTSISELKETQTSDFMYALVNGRHEESDYVLSDGDTVRIVKKGDSEEDISDHSLIQRYSAEKYEKISKARIGIAGLGGIGSHVAVSLVRAGIRDLVIADFDRVDITNLSRQNYSMKDLGLPKSEATERVLKSIAPWITVEAHNIRLTEDNVAEIFGNCDIVIEAFDSPEAKAMLVSAMYESHPKKWIVSCSGMAGFDSTSTMDIKQRFGHVVIVGDGISDKDEVGLVATRVMTCAGMMAHTAVRLILEETV; this is encoded by the coding sequence ATGACCTTGCACATTACAGTCGACGGAAAGAAGACCGAACTGTCCGAAGGTACCTCTATCTCCGAACTGAAGGAGACCCAGACGTCCGATTTCATGTACGCTCTGGTCAACGGAAGACATGAGGAATCCGATTACGTTCTCAGCGACGGAGACACCGTCCGTATCGTGAAAAAAGGAGACTCAGAGGAGGATATTTCGGACCATTCCCTGATACAGAGGTACTCCGCCGAGAAATACGAAAAGATCTCGAAAGCGAGGATAGGAATAGCCGGTCTCGGGGGCATAGGTTCCCATGTGGCGGTGAGCCTCGTAAGGGCCGGGATCAGGGACCTTGTCATCGCGGATTTCGACCGTGTAGACATTACCAATCTCTCCAGACAGAACTATTCCATGAAGGATCTGGGTCTTCCGAAATCCGAAGCCACCGAGCGTGTTCTGAAGAGCATCGCACCGTGGATAACGGTGGAGGCTCACAACATCAGACTGACCGAGGATAACGTGGCAGAGATCTTCGGGAACTGCGACATCGTCATCGAAGCGTTCGATTCTCCCGAGGCGAAGGCCATGCTCGTTTCTGCCATGTACGAATCCCATCCGAAAAAATGGATAGTGAGCTGCTCCGGCATGGCTGGTTTCGATTCCACCTCGACCATGGACATCAAACAGAGGTTCGGTCACGTCGTCATCGTAGGCGACGGAATCAGCGACAAGGATGAGGTCGGCCTCGTAGCCACCAGGGTCATGACCTGTGCGGGGATGATGGCCCACACAGCAGTCAGATTAATCTTGGAAGAAACAGTCTGA